In the Kribbella sp. NBC_00482 genome, one interval contains:
- a CDS encoding aldo/keto reductase, translating into MHTRTLGQGLEVSAVGLGCMGMSQSYGPNPGDRDDMIGVIRYAVESAGVTFFDTAEVYGPYVNEELVGEALAPLRDQVVIATKFGWNIQDGKMTGTNSRPEQIRRVADESLQRLGIDVIDLFYQHRVDPDVPIEDVAGAVAELVKAGKVRHFGLSEAGADTIRRAHAVHPVTAVQSEYSLWTRDPEPEVLPACAELGIGFVPFSPLGKGFLTGTVSTSTEFSAGDIRSRVPRFEAGNLTANEALVAYVRALAEPKGCTPGQIALAWLLAQQPWIVPIPGTRRRPRIDENTGASQVALSADEIADLDALAARIGVQGDRYNPAGMAMVGL; encoded by the coding sequence ATGCATACACGTACGCTCGGTCAGGGCCTGGAGGTCTCCGCGGTCGGTCTCGGCTGCATGGGGATGTCGCAGAGCTACGGACCGAACCCTGGTGACCGCGACGACATGATCGGCGTGATCCGGTACGCCGTGGAGTCCGCCGGCGTGACGTTCTTCGACACGGCCGAGGTGTACGGGCCGTACGTGAACGAGGAACTCGTCGGCGAGGCGCTGGCGCCGCTGCGCGACCAGGTCGTGATCGCGACCAAGTTCGGGTGGAACATCCAGGACGGCAAGATGACCGGGACGAACTCGCGTCCCGAGCAGATCCGGCGGGTCGCGGACGAGTCGTTGCAGCGGCTCGGGATCGACGTGATCGACTTGTTCTACCAGCACCGGGTGGACCCCGACGTACCGATCGAGGACGTCGCCGGGGCGGTCGCCGAGCTCGTGAAGGCCGGGAAGGTCCGGCATTTCGGGCTGTCCGAGGCCGGCGCGGACACGATCCGCCGGGCGCACGCCGTACATCCGGTCACCGCTGTGCAGAGCGAGTACTCGCTGTGGACGCGGGACCCGGAGCCGGAGGTGCTGCCGGCGTGTGCCGAGCTCGGGATCGGGTTCGTGCCGTTCAGCCCGCTGGGCAAGGGCTTTCTGACCGGCACCGTGAGTACGTCGACGGAGTTCAGCGCCGGCGACATCCGCTCGCGGGTCCCGCGCTTCGAGGCCGGCAACCTCACCGCCAACGAGGCCCTGGTCGCCTACGTCCGCGCCCTCGCCGAGCCGAAGGGTTGCACGCCCGGCCAGATCGCCCTCGCCTGGCTGCTGGCCCAGCAGCCGTGGATCGTCCCCATCCCCGGAACGCGCCGCCGCCCGCGGATCGACGAGAACACCGGCGCGTCCCAGGTCGCGCTGTCGGCCGACGAGATCGCCGATCTCGACGCGCTCGCCGCTCGGATCGGTGTCCAGGGGGACCGCTACAACCCAGCCGGCATGGCGATGGTCGGACTCTGA
- a CDS encoding acyl-CoA dehydrogenase family protein, producing MTATTRQVGEREAREVAEAARETEWTRPSFAKKLYLGDFDLSLIHPQPHAIAADDAARGEEFIARLAAYCATLDGLLIEREAKIPDEYLQGLAELGTFGIKIPTGYGGLGLPMSYYGKALMLVSSVHPSLGALVSAHQSIGVPEPVKMFGTDEQKQRFLPRCAAGAVTAFLLTEPDVGSDPARLASTAIPTDDGTAYLLDGVKLWTTNGVIAELVVVMARVPEHDGQRGGISAFVVEADAPGITVENRNAFMGLRGIENGVTRFHQVRVPVENRLGREGDGLRIALTTLNTGRLSIPATTTAAAKWCLKIAREWSVERVQWGRPIGAHAAVAEKLSFMAATTYALEAVLDLSANLADAGTKDIRIEAALAKLWSSEMAWRIADELVQIRGGRGYETADSLAARGERAVPAEQILRDLRINRIFEGSTEIMHLLIAREAVDAHLSAAGDLASADADLQAKAKAAVNASGFYAKWLPQLAVGKGSDPRSYREFGPLAKHLRYVERSSRKLARQTFYGMGRWQAKLEYRQCFLARIVDIGAELFAMAASCSRAETLRGQDAARGESAYELAAVFCEQSRLRVDHLFEQLWSNSDDADRRLARQVLDGKYSWLEDGIVDLSEGTGPWIAEWQPGESKTDNKSRRYR from the coding sequence GTGACGGCTACGACGCGGCAGGTCGGCGAGCGTGAGGCCCGAGAGGTTGCGGAGGCGGCCCGGGAGACGGAGTGGACCCGGCCGAGCTTCGCGAAGAAGCTGTACCTCGGCGACTTCGACCTGTCGCTCATTCATCCGCAACCGCACGCCATCGCGGCGGACGACGCTGCACGTGGCGAGGAGTTCATCGCCCGGCTGGCGGCGTACTGCGCGACCCTCGACGGCCTGCTGATCGAGCGGGAGGCGAAGATCCCGGACGAGTACCTGCAGGGGCTCGCCGAGCTGGGGACGTTCGGTATCAAGATCCCGACCGGGTACGGCGGCCTCGGCCTGCCGATGTCGTACTACGGCAAGGCGTTGATGCTTGTCTCTTCGGTGCATCCGAGCCTGGGCGCGCTAGTCTCCGCGCATCAGTCGATCGGTGTGCCGGAGCCGGTGAAGATGTTCGGGACCGACGAGCAGAAGCAGCGGTTCCTGCCCCGCTGCGCCGCCGGTGCGGTGACCGCGTTCCTGCTCACGGAGCCCGATGTGGGTTCGGACCCGGCCCGGCTGGCGTCGACGGCGATCCCGACCGACGACGGTACGGCGTACCTCCTCGACGGCGTGAAGCTGTGGACGACGAACGGCGTCATCGCCGAGCTGGTCGTGGTGATGGCCCGCGTACCCGAGCACGACGGCCAGCGGGGTGGCATCAGCGCTTTCGTCGTCGAGGCCGATGCGCCGGGGATCACGGTGGAGAACCGCAATGCCTTCATGGGGCTGCGCGGGATCGAGAACGGCGTGACCCGTTTCCACCAGGTCCGGGTGCCGGTCGAGAACCGGCTGGGACGGGAAGGCGACGGCCTGCGGATCGCGCTCACTACGCTGAACACCGGGCGACTGTCCATCCCGGCGACCACCACAGCGGCGGCCAAATGGTGCCTGAAGATCGCGCGGGAGTGGTCCGTGGAGCGCGTCCAGTGGGGCCGGCCGATCGGTGCCCACGCGGCCGTGGCCGAGAAGCTCTCGTTCATGGCTGCCACCACGTATGCCCTCGAGGCGGTGCTCGACCTGTCCGCCAATCTGGCCGACGCGGGCACCAAGGACATCCGGATCGAGGCGGCGCTGGCCAAGTTGTGGTCCAGCGAGATGGCCTGGCGGATCGCCGACGAACTGGTGCAGATCCGCGGTGGACGCGGGTACGAGACCGCCGACTCGCTGGCGGCCCGCGGTGAACGGGCGGTGCCGGCGGAGCAGATCCTGCGCGATCTGCGGATCAACCGGATCTTCGAGGGCTCGACCGAGATCATGCATCTGCTGATCGCGCGGGAGGCGGTCGACGCCCACCTCTCCGCGGCCGGCGACCTGGCCTCAGCGGACGCCGATCTCCAGGCCAAGGCGAAGGCCGCGGTGAACGCGAGCGGGTTCTACGCCAAATGGCTGCCTCAGCTCGCCGTCGGCAAGGGATCCGATCCCCGGTCCTACCGCGAGTTCGGGCCGCTCGCGAAGCACTTGCGGTACGTCGAGCGGTCGTCGCGCAAGCTCGCGCGGCAGACGTTCTACGGCATGGGGCGGTGGCAGGCGAAGCTCGAGTACCGGCAGTGCTTCCTGGCCAGGATCGTGGACATCGGGGCGGAGCTGTTCGCGATGGCGGCGTCCTGCTCGCGAGCCGAAACGCTACGCGGCCAAGATGCCGCTCGGGGCGAGTCGGCGTACGAGCTGGCGGCGGTGTTCTGCGAGCAGTCGCGGCTTCGGGTGGACCATCTGTTCGAGCAGCTGTGGAGCAACAGTGACGACGCCGATCGAAGGCTGGCCCGGCAGGTGCTCGATGGGAAATACAGTTGGCTCGAGGACGGCATCGTGGACCTCTCCGAGGGAACCGGCCCCTGGATCGCCGAGTGGCAGCCCGGCGAATCCAAGACGGACAACAAGTCCCGCCGCTACCGATAG
- a CDS encoding DUF2461 family protein, translated as MIELLNVVADADPAYEDFSVWGYGDVLVRAWQRQSAIVRLGRNVELGVRFDLDGVEVSVAWWYAPSVQIERYRAAVADDGSGPRLVAIVRKLEREGFAISGDLLKRPLRGYPVDHPRAQLLRHKSVIATRALGCEEWIHTPAAADHVLAAFSQLRSLSHWLVENVS; from the coding sequence ATGATTGAGCTGCTGAATGTGGTGGCGGACGCGGATCCGGCGTACGAGGACTTTTCGGTCTGGGGGTACGGCGATGTGCTGGTGCGGGCGTGGCAGCGGCAGAGTGCGATTGTGCGGCTGGGTCGGAACGTTGAGCTTGGAGTCCGGTTCGATCTGGATGGGGTAGAGGTCAGCGTGGCGTGGTGGTACGCGCCGTCGGTGCAGATCGAGCGCTATCGGGCCGCGGTGGCGGACGACGGTTCTGGGCCGCGGCTGGTTGCCATTGTGCGGAAGCTCGAGCGGGAGGGATTCGCGATCTCGGGCGATCTGCTGAAGCGGCCGTTGCGTGGTTATCCCGTTGACCATCCGCGGGCGCAGTTGTTGCGGCACAAGTCGGTGATCGCAACCCGAGCACTCGGCTGCGAGGAATGGATTCACACTCCGGCCGCAGCCGACCACGTACTTGCCGCCTTCTCCCAGTTGCGATCGCTGTCGCACTGGCTGGTTGAGAACGTGTCGTGA
- a CDS encoding phosphotransferase, translating to MAHRLEFRLSENPWAPTAVIEEVNARTGSGLVLTGLADQVGGSSSAAFVQWADGRESAMTRTRTPLAVMRQTAGVLNDVRGQALPVPEHQLVLELSDGYVVVVQERLPGRHVSQLNSTTAAAFVAMNERFAGVLRDYPEVPRPRAFPDSASVFEDTIGRLGERGRRLLERLREVDGGRPFRMQGDDLVHTDYTPGNVLFDDAGSVSGVVDWNAGAVRGDRYYALIGLHWGSVGRRTIGAEEFRQVEEKLADLSPATRRSYEAHWMVDQVHESILKGFPLERVEDDLARAERTI from the coding sequence ATGGCGCACAGGCTTGAGTTTCGGCTGTCAGAGAATCCGTGGGCGCCGACTGCGGTCATCGAAGAAGTCAACGCTCGAACGGGCAGCGGACTGGTGCTGACCGGGCTCGCTGATCAGGTGGGCGGTTCCAGCAGCGCGGCGTTCGTGCAGTGGGCGGACGGGCGCGAGTCGGCGATGACGCGTACTCGCACGCCGTTGGCGGTGATGCGGCAGACGGCGGGTGTGCTGAACGACGTACGCGGGCAAGCTCTGCCCGTTCCCGAGCATCAGTTGGTACTGGAGCTCTCGGATGGGTACGTCGTTGTTGTGCAGGAGAGGTTGCCCGGACGCCATGTGAGTCAGCTCAACTCGACCACGGCTGCTGCGTTCGTCGCGATGAACGAGCGGTTCGCTGGGGTGCTACGTGACTATCCGGAAGTCCCGCGGCCGAGAGCCTTTCCTGACAGCGCCAGCGTGTTCGAGGACACCATTGGCCGGCTTGGTGAGCGTGGCCGACGACTGCTGGAGCGACTGCGTGAAGTTGACGGTGGGCGGCCGTTTCGCATGCAGGGCGATGATCTCGTGCACACGGACTACACGCCGGGCAACGTGCTGTTCGATGACGCCGGCAGTGTCAGTGGCGTGGTCGACTGGAACGCCGGCGCTGTGCGTGGCGATCGGTACTACGCGCTCATCGGGCTGCACTGGGGCAGCGTCGGACGGAGGACGATCGGGGCCGAGGAGTTCAGGCAGGTCGAGGAGAAGTTGGCCGACCTCAGCCCGGCGACCCGACGCAGCTACGAGGCGCACTGGATGGTCGACCAGGTGCATGAGTCAATCCTCAAAGGCTTCCCGCTGGAGCGCGTTGAGGACGACCTGGCACGAGCGGAGAGAACCATCTGA
- a CDS encoding IS110 family transposase, which translates to MLFVGDDWAEDHHDLEVQDDQGRVLARKRVTDGIAGVVGFHELVAEFLGDDDGPGQVMAGIETDRGSWVGALIAAGYAVFGVNPKLAARHREVISLSGAKDDKTDAHTLADMVRTRRHQLRRVEPDSQVAAGVKVLARAHQGLIQEQTRHMLRLRSALREYFPAALSAYQLGSLTLTSSDVLALLDKAPTPAAAAKLTIAQITAALKTAGRRGDVPARAAAIQAALRTEHLGQPDLVADAYAITIRSTIAILQTLNTQIPALQNGVEAYFGQHPDAEIYRSQPGLGKILGARVLAEFGDAPGRYTDAKARKNYAGTAPITRQSGKLKTVHARFIHNNRLINALGLQANAAVLHDPHVRAYYDQLRARGLGHHAALRQIANRLTGILHGCLKTHTTYNPHTAWAHRTTTTAA; encoded by the coding sequence GTGTTGTTCGTTGGTGACGACTGGGCCGAAGACCACCATGACCTCGAGGTCCAAGACGATCAGGGCCGGGTGCTGGCCCGCAAACGGGTCACCGACGGCATTGCGGGGGTGGTCGGGTTCCACGAACTGGTTGCGGAGTTCCTGGGCGATGACGACGGCCCGGGCCAGGTGATGGCGGGGATCGAGACCGACCGGGGATCGTGGGTTGGTGCGTTGATCGCGGCGGGCTATGCGGTGTTCGGGGTGAATCCGAAACTGGCGGCTCGGCATCGGGAGGTGATCTCGCTGTCGGGTGCCAAGGACGACAAGACCGACGCGCACACGCTGGCCGACATGGTCCGGACCCGGCGCCATCAGTTACGCCGGGTCGAGCCTGACTCGCAGGTGGCGGCCGGGGTGAAGGTGCTGGCCCGGGCGCATCAGGGGCTGATCCAGGAGCAGACCCGGCACATGCTGCGGCTGCGGTCAGCGCTTCGGGAGTACTTCCCAGCCGCGTTGAGCGCCTACCAGCTGGGTTCGTTGACGTTGACCAGCTCCGACGTGCTGGCGTTGCTGGACAAGGCCCCCACACCGGCGGCAGCAGCGAAACTGACCATCGCCCAGATCACCGCGGCACTGAAAACCGCCGGCCGGCGCGGTGACGTCCCGGCCCGCGCTGCCGCGATCCAGGCCGCGCTGCGCACCGAACACCTCGGCCAGCCCGACCTGGTCGCCGACGCCTACGCCATCACGATCCGTTCCACGATCGCGATCCTGCAGACCCTGAACACCCAGATCCCGGCCCTGCAGAACGGCGTTGAGGCCTATTTTGGCCAGCACCCGGACGCTGAGATCTACCGCAGCCAGCCCGGCCTCGGAAAGATCCTCGGCGCCCGGGTGCTCGCAGAGTTCGGCGACGCCCCCGGCCGCTACACCGACGCGAAAGCCCGCAAGAACTACGCCGGCACCGCCCCCATCACCCGCCAATCCGGCAAGCTGAAAACCGTCCACGCCCGGTTCATCCACAACAACCGGCTCATCAACGCGCTCGGCCTGCAAGCCAACGCCGCCGTCTTGCACGACCCCCACGTCCGCGCCTACTACGACCAGCTCCGCGCCAGAGGCCTCGGCCACCACGCCGCCCTCCGCCAGATCGCCAACCGACTCACCGGCATCCTCCACGGCTGCCTCAAAACCCACACCACCTACAACCCCCACACAGCCTGGGCCCACCGCACCACAACCACCGCCGCTTGA